The sequence below is a genomic window from Clostridium putrefaciens.
TATAGGATATCAATTGATTCTTAGACTAAGGTGGAGTTTGCTTATAAGGAATATATATCTCCATATGCGTCTTAGAAGAACTTATCCAGGGGGGTAGCAGCCGTCATCCCCCACCTTGAAGAGGATAGGGGTGTTACGGCTGTTAGCCATCGGATAAATAAAAAATATATGCATCATCATTAATAAAAGATAAAGTTATACAATTAATCTTGCGATATGGTAAAATAAGGATATGTATTTAGCATTTCACAATAAGCCTGGGGGTATATAATGAAGAAAAAGAGAGCTATAATTAGGATATTACTTATGACCATGATAATTTCTTTAAATATTTATAATGTGTCCTTTAAAAGGATTAAGTTTAGTGATAAGTATTTCAAAGATGATGATTATAAGATAATAGTTGGAGGTACAAGTGCAAGTGGGATAAAAGTAGAAGATAGAGATGAAAAAGAAAAGGTAATTGAATATATGGACTCTACTAAATACTTTTATGGATTTAATCTGAAACCTGGAGGTGATAGCCCTACTGGAGGTATATCCATAGTTTATAAGGATGGCGAATATTATGATAAGTTTATTTTTTATGGAATAAAGGTGGTACATCGTACAAATGATGAAGAGTACTGGGAAGAGTATTGGCTTACGGATAATCAGTTTGATAAGCTTCAAAAGTTATACAATGATTTGAAAAAGCGTAGTAAATAAAAAATTAGCGTGGTTATTTTTAATCCAATAAAAGAAATGAATTGTGGTTATGATGAATTGATTGGTTGCATTTAAACTTATTTTTTAAGTAAAGAGAAAGAGATAGATTCTTCTCATTTTGACAAATGTTTATTAAATTCATTTATAAAAGCATTTTTAGTATCTTCATTTTCAAAGGCTATTTTAGGTATTGATATAATTTCTTTTGAATTATATAGATGTATATATTTACTAGATTCAACTACCTTATCAAATAATGACCAATACAAAAGCATATCATAGTTAGTTGAAGTAATTGATAGTCCAGCTTCATTTATCGATAATAAGAATTCATTTACTTCATCTTCTAGTCCATAAGAAAGAATTTCTCTGGTTAATATTGGATCTAATGTAGTTGACACTATATATAATATAAGAAATGTAAAGATTCCTTCTTTCAATCCAAGGAAAATAAAGGGTGAAAAGATTGCAATAAGAACTATATACCTATTTACTAAAGTACGTTTTTTAAAATTTTCAGAGCCTGAAGTATATTCTGATTTAGAATTTAGATATTCTTCTCTTAAAAGAGAATATTTTATCTCCATTTAAACACCTCCATTAGTAATAAAATTTGTTTATATATCTTTAAAATGCTGAAATGGAATACATTTTCATGGCTTTGGGTTGTCTTTTATTTTCCTAAATGTTTATTTAGTTCATTTATAAAATCGGTTTTATTATTTTTGTTTTTAAATATCTTTTTAGGTATTGATATATTCTCCTTTGAATTATATAAATGTATATATTTTTTAGATTCAACAATTTTATTAAATAATGGCCAATATAAATTAAGCTTATATTCATTGGTGGTAACTGATATGGAATTTTCATTTATAGATAATAAGAATTCATTTATTTCATGCTTTAATTCTTTTTTAACTCGATAATGAAGACCTACCTTAACTGACATTGGCAGAAATATAACCATTAATATGTACATCATAAGAAAGGTGCCAATCCCCTTTTTTAATAAGAAGAAGGTAATAGGTGCAAATATTACAATAGTAAGTATATACCTACCTATAAAAAATCGTTTTTTAAAATCTTCAGAACCAAATATATACTCTACTTTAGAATTTATATATTCTCTTTTTGTAAAAGAATATTTTATATCCATATGAATACCCCCTATTAGTAATGGATAGTGTTAACACTACCTTTGTTTTAGAATCCATAAGCACTTATTATTAATTTTATTCATCTCCTTTAACTTATAATAGTTTTAAACATCTAAATAAGGCAAGATACACAATATATATAAAACTTTGATAAAGAAGCTGAGAGGTACTTAAAGTAATATGTTCTCTTGTGAAAATACAACTCATGCTATTATGATGTCTTCTTTATTTTATTTAATTTTATATACTTAAGTCTAAGGTAGAATTGATGAAATCCAGGACTAAAAGCTGCAGTAGAGCAAGAAAGTATTAAGTATGAACATGCATCAAATAAACTATTATCAATATTTTTTGATGAATACATTCCAAATATAACAAATGAAGAAATTATTGAACGTACAAAGGCCTTATTTAAAGGTTTTCTCACAATATTGTTTTTTAATTTGTTTTTAATACTTTTGAAAAGTAAATATATACAAAGAATATATATCATTAAACTTGCAATTATAGCAATAATGTTAATTGGATTATTGAATTCATAATAAAAGGCCTTCATTGACATATAGAGAAAAAGTATGGAAATTGTTGAATATGAAATTGCAGTATATAAATGGAATAAGAAATCAAGCTTTTTAATAAGTAATATAAATATCAAAGAAATTATATCAAAAATAAAAAGGCTATAGTACATAATAACTTTAATATTATGTGGCATAGGCATAAAGAGTATACTTTTATAAAGAGAGTCTAAGCCTCCAGATAAAAACACATTTATAATAATAACAGTAGTCAAAATATGTTTTCTCATAAGTTTTGCTTCCGGTAATGATAAATAAATATTTAAAAAGTCATTTTCTTTACTCAAAAGAATCCTCCTTTCCAAAGTGTGTTTATTTAATTATAACTTAATAATGAATATTTTACCAACACCCCATGGGTTTAAACATATGATTGTAAGATAATGGTTAGAGGTGTAAGTGAAGTGGCATAATTAATTTTAAGGAGTGAAGATTTTAATATGTTTAAAAAGAAAAACAATATAATGCTAATATTATTAAACAGAAAGTCATGATTTTCACCCTATATCAGATTAATATGATATAGGGTGTTTGGATAGATTATAAAAACAGATTATAAAAAGTGTAGTCTACGGTTTTATATAGTTAGGATTGCTGATCTAAAAGCCATAATGGCCTACTAAATATATTTTACTTTATTTTCTTTTGACGTATTTTCTCATATCAATTGCTACTGCACTTACTATGATAAGACCTTTTACTATAAATTGGAGGTAAGCATTTAAGCCTATAAAAGCTAGACCGTAATTAATAACCTGAAATATAAGAACTCCTGTTATTATTCCAGGTACAGTACCGATTCCACCTGAAGTTGATACTCCGCCAACAACACAAGCGGCAATAGCATCTAGTTCATACATATTACCTGTATTATTAGTAGCACTACCTACACGTCCAGCTTCTAAAGATCCAGAAAATCCGTAAAGAAGTCCTGCTAAGGCGTAAATTAAGATAAGATTTCTTACAATATTTACACCGGATACAGTAGCAGCTTCTGAGTTGCCACCGATAGCATACATATTTTTACCAAAGCGTGTTTTATTCCATAGAATCCAAATGATAACTGTGGCTATTAGGGCATATATAACCAAGTATGGAATGGCAAACTTTCCAGTACCAATGCTTCCTAGTACAAACTTTGAAAAGTCTGGATCAAGTCCTCCTACTGGTTGAGCACCATAAGGTGGACGATCAAAATATATAGAGTTAAGTCCATAAACTATAATCATCATGCCTAAGGTTGCAATAAAAGGTGGAACTTTTAATATGGAAACTACTATTCCATTTAGTAAACCTATAAAACCGCACACTAACATAGCTATTAAAATAGGTATAAGTACTGGTAGTTTTCCTAGGGTTGGATACATACGATAAGCATAATCTGTAGCTTGTAATAAAGATGCGGATAACACTGCGGCAAGTCCAACCATACGACCAGCGGATAAGTCAGTACCTTCAGCTATGAGTATACCACCAACACCTAAAGCGATAATAATGCGAGTAGAGGCTTGAGTTAATATGTTACGAAAATTATTTATAGATAAAAAGGATGGTTCAATGGCTACTATTACACATAATAGAACTATAAGAACTATATATATTGCATTATCTATAAACCATTGCATATTAATTTTATTTTTTAAAGAAATTTCTAGCTTTTTCATGATATAACTCCTCCTGTTCTACAAATACTTTGATGATAATTTCATAATTTCTTCTTGATCAGTATCTTTAGTCTTTAAAATATCAGCAACTTTGCCATTACTCATTACTAAGATTCTATCGGTTATACCTAACAATTCTGGCATTTCTGATGAAACCATTATAACGCCTTTTCCATGACTTGATAGTTTAGTCATTAATTGATATATTTCATATTTAGCACCTACATCAATACCTCTAGTAGATTCATCCATCATTAAAATTTCAGGATTTGTAAGAAGCCATCTTCCAATTATCACCTTTTGTTGATTTCCACCGGATAAGCTACCAATTAAAGTATCTTGAGACGGAGTTCTTACCCTCATAGAATCTACAACCCATTTAGTATCTTTTTCTATATTCTTATCAGATAAAAGACCGAAGCGTCCTTTATAATTATGTATGTTACAGATTACTGAGTTGAAACTTACAGGAAGCTTTTCAAAGATACCATTAGATCTTCTCTCTTCTGTTAACATAGCAAATCCATTTTTCATAGCTTTACTAGGTGTATCATTTTTAATCTCTTTACCGTGTAAGAATATTTTAGATGAATATAATTTTCTTATACCAAAAAGGGATTCTAATATATCTGTTCTTTTAGAACCTACAAGTCCAGCTATTCCTAAAATTTCACCTTCCCTAAGTGTAAAGCTTACATTTTTAATAGAAGGTTGGCATTCAGAGGTTAAATCCGTAACTTCTAAAATAACTTTGCCTGGAGCATTAACTTTTTCTGGGAACCGATTAGATAAACTTCTACCTACCATCATCTTAATTATGGAATCAGTAGTTAGCTCATGAGCAAATTTAGTATCTATCCATTGACCATCTCTTAGAATAGTTACTTCATCTGAAATGGTTAGAATTTCCTCCATCTTGTGAGATATATAAATAACTGATACCATTTTGATCTTAAGCTTATTAATTATTTTAAACAAATGTTCCACTTCTTTTTCAGTTAATGATGATGTAGGTTCGTCCATTACTATAACTTTAGAATCATAGGAAACTGCCTTGGCTATTTGTAGCATTTTAATAAAAAGTTTATTAATATTTATATATCAAAGTGGAAGTTCAAGTAAATGTAATTAATGCAGATAAATTAGTTTGAATATCATATTTAATTATAACTGTGAAATGAATTTTTTAAACCCTTCTATACCATGGTCAGTTCTTTTAAATACACCGGCATCCTCCAGGACTCTAACAAATTTTAATCCTACTTCGTCTTTTATAAAGAGATCTAGAGATTTTTCATTGTTATATCTTTTTTTTAGGTCTTCTGCAAAAGTAAGGTGGTATTCTTTTACTGAATTACTTTTGTTTAATATAAAGTCCTTGATTTCTTCTAATTCATTTAATAATCTTCCAGGAAGTACTGCAAGTCCCATAACTTCTATTAAACCTATGTTTTCTTTTTTTATGTGTTGAACATCGGCATGAGGGTGGAAGATTCCTAGTGGATGTTCTTTTGAAGTTCTATTATTTCTAAGCACTATATCCATTTCATAGAAACCTTTTTTGTAGCGAGATATAGGGGTTATTGCATTGTGACTTTCTCTTTTGGTGAAAGGAAGTATATGTCTTTCCTTATCCTCGTATGTCTTCCAGCTATTAAAAATATAATTGGTGGCTTCTACTATATCCTCTGTTTTTTTACCTTTTATTCTAATGGTAGATAAAGGCCAATTGATTATAGAAAAGTTTAAAGTAGGATACTTAGATAAATTAAAAGTGTATTCATCCTCAGCCTTTTCCATAGGGAACTCATAATAGCCACCTTGGTAATGTTCATGACATAGTATAGAGCCACCTACAATAGGTATATCAGTATTTGAGCCTAAGAAATAATGAGGAAACTTTTCTACGAAGCTTAGCAGGTTTTTAAAGGTATTTTTGCTTATTTTCATTGGGGTATGTTCCTTTGAAAGCACTATGCAGTGTTCATTATAATAAGAATAGGGAGAGTATTGAAGATACCAATCCTC
It includes:
- a CDS encoding YcxB family protein; this translates as MEIKYSLLREEYLNSKSEYTSGSENFKKRTLVNRYIVLIAIFSPFIFLGLKEGIFTFLILYIVSTTLDPILTREILSYGLEDEVNEFLLSINEAGLSITSTNYDMLLYWSLFDKVVESSKYIHLYNSKEIISIPKIAFENEDTKNAFINEFNKHLSK
- a CDS encoding YcxB family protein, which encodes MDIKYSFTKREYINSKVEYIFGSEDFKKRFFIGRYILTIVIFAPITFFLLKKGIGTFLMMYILMVIFLPMSVKVGLHYRVKKELKHEINEFLLSINENSISVTTNEYKLNLYWPLFNKIVESKKYIHLYNSKENISIPKKIFKNKNNKTDFINELNKHLGK
- the mglC gene encoding galactose/methyl galactoside ABC transporter permease MglC, whose protein sequence is MKKLEISLKNKINMQWFIDNAIYIVLIVLLCVIVAIEPSFLSINNFRNILTQASTRIIIALGVGGILIAEGTDLSAGRMVGLAAVLSASLLQATDYAYRMYPTLGKLPVLIPILIAMLVCGFIGLLNGIVVSILKVPPFIATLGMMIIVYGLNSIYFDRPPYGAQPVGGLDPDFSKFVLGSIGTGKFAIPYLVIYALIATVIIWILWNKTRFGKNMYAIGGNSEAATVSGVNIVRNLILIYALAGLLYGFSGSLEAGRVGSATNNTGNMYELDAIAACVVGGVSTSGGIGTVPGIITGVLIFQVINYGLAFIGLNAYLQFIVKGLIIVSAVAIDMRKYVKRK
- a CDS encoding UDP-glucose--hexose-1-phosphate uridylyltransferase yields the protein MNNIYSLIDRLIEISIENQMIYSIDKIYARNRILAILKLDNYEYTSTNLQYTLHETLNYILEYSLNSGLIEYYLYEKDILSSKIMNVFLNNPSIINEEFYKKYSSSPKEATDYFYNLSKNSNYIRTDRIQKNISYKTLTKYGDLDITINLSKPEKDPKEIAKQRKKENSKTSFTYPACPLCKESEGYEGRIDHADRSNHRMIELNINNEDWYLQYSPYSYYNEHCIVLSKEHTPMKISKNTFKNLLSFVEKFPHYFLGSNTDIPIVGGSILCHEHYQGGYYEFPMEKAEDEYTFNLSKYPTLNFSIINWPLSTIRIKGKKTEDIVEATNYIFNSWKTYEDKERHILPFTKRESHNAITPISRYKKGFYEMDIVLRNNRTSKEHPLGIFHPHADVQHIKKENIGLIEVMGLAVLPGRLLNELEEIKDFILNKSNSVKEYHLTFAEDLKKRYNNEKSLDLFIKDEVGLKFVRVLEDAGVFKRTDHGIEGFKKFISQL